From a region of the Thioalkalivibrio sp. XN279 genome:
- the carA gene encoding glutamine-hydrolyzing carbamoyl-phosphate synthase small subunit: MTQPAVLGLEDGTVFRGLSIGAPGETVGEVVFNTAMSGYQEILTDPSYARQIVTLTYPHIGNTGTNPEDYESDRVYAAGLIIRDLPPRASNYRANESLPEFLQREGVVAISDLDTRSLTRLIREKGAQGGCILAGSDDGDLAVAKAREFPGLKGMDLARVVSTARAYDWDQGVWRHEQDETPRGPQALHRVVAWDFGIKRNILRLLAEAGCTVTVVPAMTPAAEVLAMKPDGVFLSNGPGDPEPCDYAIKATQECMAAGVPVFGICLGHQILGLAGGARTVKMKFGHHGANHPVQDLDTGQVLITSQNHGFAVDEDSLPENLRPTHRSLFDGTLQGIERTDCPAFSFQGHPEASPGPHDLRPLFGKFIAMMAGVRNA, translated from the coding sequence GTGACGCAGCCGGCAGTCCTGGGACTTGAAGACGGCACGGTCTTTCGCGGCCTTTCGATTGGCGCGCCGGGCGAGACCGTGGGGGAGGTGGTGTTCAACACCGCCATGTCCGGATACCAGGAGATCCTCACGGATCCTTCCTATGCCCGCCAGATCGTCACGCTGACCTATCCGCACATCGGCAACACCGGCACGAACCCTGAGGACTACGAGTCCGACCGGGTCTACGCCGCAGGCCTGATCATCCGCGACCTGCCGCCGCGCGCCAGCAACTACCGCGCCAACGAGTCGCTCCCCGAGTTCCTGCAGCGCGAGGGGGTGGTGGCGATCTCCGACCTCGACACGCGCAGCCTGACGCGCCTGATCCGCGAAAAAGGCGCCCAGGGCGGCTGTATCCTCGCCGGGAGCGACGATGGCGACCTGGCGGTGGCGAAGGCACGCGAGTTTCCGGGGTTGAAAGGCATGGACCTGGCGCGCGTGGTGTCGACCGCCCGTGCCTACGACTGGGACCAGGGCGTGTGGCGCCATGAACAGGACGAGACGCCGCGGGGCCCGCAGGCCCTGCACCGCGTGGTGGCGTGGGATTTCGGCATCAAGCGCAACATCCTGCGGCTGCTGGCGGAGGCGGGCTGCACCGTGACCGTGGTCCCGGCCATGACGCCGGCGGCCGAGGTGCTGGCGATGAAGCCCGATGGCGTGTTCCTCTCCAACGGGCCCGGCGACCCGGAACCCTGCGATTACGCGATCAAGGCGACGCAGGAGTGCATGGCGGCCGGGGTGCCGGTGTTCGGCATCTGCCTGGGGCACCAGATCCTCGGCCTCGCCGGCGGCGCGCGCACCGTGAAGATGAAGTTCGGCCACCACGGTGCCAACCATCCGGTGCAGGATCTCGACACCGGCCAGGTGCTCATCACCAGCCAGAACCACGGCTTCGCGGTGGACGAGGACTCCCTGCCGGAGAACCTGCGGCCCACGCATCGCTCCCTGTTCGACGGCACGCTGCAGGGCATCGAGCGCACCGACTGTCCCGCCTTCTCTTTCCAGGGGCACCCCGAGGCAAGTCCGGGGCCGCACGACCTGCGGCCGCTGTTCGGGAAGTTCATTGCCATGATGGCGGGGGTGCGGAATGCCTAA
- the dapB gene encoding 4-hydroxy-tetrahydrodipicolinate reductase — protein sequence MSERIPVAILGASGRMGATLLRCLPEFPALALAGASTAAETGLAGRDAGEAVGLASMDVVLHDDPAGALAGGARVAVDFTLPAAVAANAAACRAAGVGLVCGVTGLDARAEAALREAAEAVPVLWAPNMSAGVAVLERLAALAAAALADFDAGVYEVHHTAKRDAPSGTALALGRAVVEGRGQPPAAAAPDERLRAGGLAYAAERLGDVVGEHTVTLAGPGERLELTHRATDRAIFARGALRAAAWLAGREPGMYTLGDVLGLGRVDTLAGGQ from the coding sequence ATGAGCGAACGCATCCCCGTAGCCATTCTCGGCGCCAGCGGTCGCATGGGCGCGACGCTGCTGCGCTGCCTGCCGGAATTTCCTGCGCTGGCGCTGGCCGGTGCATCCACCGCAGCCGAAACCGGCCTGGCGGGCCGCGATGCCGGCGAGGCCGTGGGGCTGGCTTCGATGGACGTCGTGCTGCATGACGACCCGGCCGGCGCCCTGGCGGGCGGCGCGCGCGTGGCGGTGGATTTCACGCTGCCGGCGGCCGTCGCGGCCAATGCAGCGGCCTGCCGTGCCGCGGGTGTGGGGCTGGTGTGCGGGGTCACCGGGCTGGATGCGCGCGCGGAGGCCGCGCTGCGCGAGGCCGCCGAGGCCGTGCCGGTACTGTGGGCGCCCAACATGAGCGCCGGCGTGGCCGTGCTGGAGCGCCTCGCGGCGCTGGCGGCGGCGGCGCTGGCGGACTTCGATGCCGGCGTGTACGAGGTGCACCACACCGCCAAGCGGGACGCGCCCTCCGGCACCGCGCTGGCCCTTGGCCGGGCCGTGGTCGAAGGGCGGGGCCAGCCCCCCGCCGCGGCGGCGCCCGACGAACGGCTCAGGGCCGGCGGACTGGCCTACGCCGCAGAGCGCCTGGGCGATGTGGTCGGTGAGCACACGGTCACGCTGGCCGGGCCGGGCGAACGGCTCGAACTCACCCATCGTGCGACCGACCGGGCGATTTTCGCCCGCGGGGCGTTGCGGGCGGCCGCCTGGCTGGCCGGCCGCGAGCCGGGAATGTACACCCTCGGCGACGTCCTCGGCCTCGGACGCGTGGACACTCTGGCGGGCGGCCAGTAA
- the dnaJ gene encoding molecular chaperone DnaJ, whose product MAKRDYYEVLGLARNATEAELKKAYRRLAMKYHPDRNPGDPEAEAAFKEVKEAWEVLKDPRKRAAYDQFGHAGVGGPGGGAGPGGFGPEDAFSDIFGEVFGDIFGVGRRGAGRSRVFRGADLRYELELDLEQAVFGDTVTISLPLAVECTTCHGSGARPGSSPVGCRTCGGRGSVRMQQGFFAVEQTCPACKGQGTVVEDPCEDCHGEGRVRETKTLAVKIPPGVDSGDRIRLGGEGEAGRNGGPPGDLYVEVLVRPHPIFERRGADLACEVPIGYAAAALGGEVEVPALGEESAVKLKIPEGTQSGKVFRLRGKGVRPVRGGPQGDLMVHVQLETPVGLNKQQKELLQAFEDSLRDSGRSHSPREQGWMDKVKGFFDRLGS is encoded by the coding sequence ATGGCGAAGCGCGACTACTACGAGGTCCTCGGGCTGGCCCGCAACGCGACCGAAGCCGAGCTGAAAAAGGCCTACCGCCGCCTGGCCATGAAATACCACCCGGACCGCAATCCCGGGGATCCCGAGGCCGAAGCCGCCTTCAAGGAGGTGAAGGAGGCCTGGGAGGTGCTCAAGGACCCACGCAAGCGCGCGGCCTATGACCAGTTCGGCCATGCCGGCGTGGGGGGTCCCGGCGGCGGGGCCGGCCCCGGCGGTTTCGGCCCCGAAGACGCCTTCAGCGACATCTTCGGCGAGGTGTTCGGCGACATCTTCGGCGTGGGACGCCGCGGCGCCGGGCGCTCGCGCGTGTTCCGCGGCGCTGACCTGCGCTACGAGCTGGAACTCGACCTCGAGCAGGCAGTGTTCGGCGACACCGTGACCATCAGCCTGCCGCTGGCGGTCGAATGCACCACCTGCCATGGCAGCGGCGCGCGGCCCGGTTCTTCTCCAGTCGGATGCCGCACCTGCGGCGGACGCGGCTCGGTGCGCATGCAACAGGGCTTCTTCGCCGTGGAGCAGACCTGCCCGGCCTGCAAGGGGCAGGGCACGGTCGTCGAGGACCCCTGCGAGGATTGCCACGGCGAGGGCCGGGTGCGCGAGACCAAGACGCTCGCGGTGAAGATCCCGCCCGGCGTGGACAGCGGCGACCGGATCCGGCTCGGCGGCGAGGGCGAGGCCGGGCGCAACGGCGGCCCGCCCGGCGATCTCTATGTCGAAGTCCTGGTACGCCCCCATCCCATTTTCGAGCGTCGCGGCGCCGACCTGGCTTGCGAGGTGCCCATCGGCTACGCTGCAGCGGCCCTGGGCGGCGAGGTCGAGGTGCCGGCGCTGGGAGAGGAATCCGCGGTCAAGCTGAAGATCCCGGAGGGTACCCAGAGCGGCAAGGTGTTCAGGTTGCGCGGCAAGGGCGTGCGGCCGGTGCGCGGGGGGCCGCAGGGCGACCTGATGGTGCACGTGCAGTTGGAGACTCCGGTGGGCCTGAACAAGCAGCAGAAAGAGCTGCTGCAGGCTTTCGAGGACAGCCTGCGCGACAGCGGGCGCAGCCACAGCCCGCGCGAACAGGGCTGGATGGACAAGGTCAAGGGCTTTTTTGACAGGCTCGGCTCATGA
- the dnaK gene encoding molecular chaperone DnaK: MGKVIGIDLGTTNSCVAIMEGKTPKVIENSEGDRTTPSTVAFTKDGEVLVGQPAKRQAVTNPQNTLFAVKRLIGRRFDDPVVAKDRDMVPYKIIEAENGDAWVAAGDKKMAPPEISARVLMKMKKTAEDYLGEPVTEAVITVPAYFNDSQRQATKDAGKIAGLEVKRIINEPTAAALAYGLDKQRGDRKVAVYDLGGGTFDISIIEIAEVDGEHQFEVLATNGDTFLGGEDFDLKVIQYLADSFEKESGIDIRKDALAMQRLKEASEKAKIELSSSQQTEVNLPYITADASGPKHLNIKLTRAKLESLVEDLVRRTIEPCKVALKDAGLKVGEVDDIILVGGQSRMPKVQEAVKDFFGKEPKKDVNPDEAVAIGAAIQAGVLSGEVKDVLLLDVTPLSLGIETLGGVMTKLIEKNTTIPTKAHQVFSTAEDNQTAVTIHVLQGERERAVDNKSLGRFDLTDLPVSPRGVPQIEVTFDIDANGILNVSAKDKATGKEQKIVIKASSGLSDDEIEQMVKDAEAHAAEDKKFRELVDTRNQAEAMIHSSEKSLKDLGEKVQPEERAKIESAVSDLKDAVKSDDKARIEAKAQALAEASAGVMQRVYAEEAKAGAAEGDGGDQAGSARQAEEDVVDAEFEEVKDDKK; the protein is encoded by the coding sequence ATGGGCAAGGTGATTGGAATCGACCTCGGGACCACGAATTCCTGCGTGGCCATCATGGAGGGCAAGACCCCCAAGGTCATCGAGAACAGCGAGGGCGATCGCACGACGCCGTCGACCGTGGCCTTCACCAAGGACGGCGAGGTGCTGGTCGGCCAGCCGGCCAAGCGCCAGGCGGTGACCAATCCCCAGAACACGCTGTTCGCGGTGAAGCGTCTCATCGGACGCCGCTTCGACGATCCCGTCGTGGCCAAGGACCGCGACATGGTGCCCTACAAGATCATCGAGGCCGAGAACGGCGACGCCTGGGTGGCGGCCGGCGACAAGAAGATGGCCCCGCCCGAAATTTCCGCGCGCGTGCTCATGAAGATGAAGAAGACCGCCGAGGACTACCTGGGCGAGCCAGTCACGGAGGCCGTGATCACCGTGCCGGCGTACTTCAATGATTCCCAGCGCCAGGCCACCAAGGATGCCGGCAAGATCGCCGGTCTCGAGGTCAAGCGCATCATCAACGAGCCCACCGCCGCGGCGCTGGCCTACGGGCTGGACAAGCAGCGCGGCGACCGCAAGGTGGCCGTGTACGACCTCGGCGGCGGCACCTTCGACATCTCCATCATCGAGATTGCCGAGGTGGACGGCGAGCATCAGTTCGAGGTGCTCGCGACCAACGGCGACACCTTCCTCGGCGGCGAGGACTTCGACCTGAAGGTCATCCAGTACCTCGCCGACAGTTTCGAGAAGGAGAGCGGCATCGACATCCGCAAGGATGCGCTCGCCATGCAGCGGCTCAAGGAAGCGTCCGAGAAAGCCAAGATCGAGCTGTCCTCCTCGCAGCAGACCGAGGTCAACCTGCCCTACATCACGGCCGACGCCAGCGGGCCGAAGCACCTGAATATCAAGCTGACCCGGGCCAAGCTGGAGTCGCTGGTCGAGGACTTGGTGCGACGGACCATCGAGCCCTGCAAGGTGGCGCTGAAGGACGCCGGACTGAAGGTCGGCGAAGTGGACGACATCATCCTGGTGGGCGGCCAGAGCCGCATGCCCAAGGTGCAGGAAGCGGTGAAGGACTTCTTTGGCAAGGAGCCGAAGAAGGACGTCAACCCGGACGAGGCGGTCGCCATCGGTGCTGCCATCCAGGCCGGCGTGCTTTCCGGCGAGGTCAAGGACGTGCTGCTGCTCGACGTGACCCCGCTGTCGCTGGGCATCGAGACGCTCGGTGGCGTGATGACCAAGCTCATCGAAAAGAACACCACCATCCCGACCAAGGCGCACCAGGTGTTCTCGACCGCGGAGGACAACCAGACGGCCGTCACGATCCACGTGCTGCAGGGCGAGCGCGAGCGTGCCGTGGACAACAAGTCGCTCGGCCGCTTCGACCTGACCGACCTGCCCGTGTCCCCCCGCGGCGTGCCGCAGATCGAGGTGACGTTCGACATCGACGCCAACGGTATCCTCAATGTCTCGGCCAAGGACAAGGCCACCGGCAAGGAGCAGAAGATCGTCATCAAGGCCTCCAGCGGCCTGAGCGACGACGAGATCGAGCAGATGGTCAAGGACGCCGAGGCGCACGCGGCGGAGGACAAGAAGTTCCGCGAGCTGGTCGATACCCGCAACCAGGCCGAGGCCATGATCCATTCGAGCGAGAAGTCGCTCAAGGACCTGGGCGAGAAGGTGCAACCCGAGGAGCGCGCGAAAATCGAGTCCGCCGTGTCTGACCTCAAGGACGCCGTGAAGTCTGACGACAAGGCGCGCATCGAGGCCAAGGCGCAGGCGCTGGCGGAGGCTTCGGCCGGTGTCATGCAGCGGGTGTACGCCGAGGAGGCCAAGGCCGGTGCGGCCGAGGGCGACGGCGGCGACCAGGCCGGGAGCGCGCGCCAGGCCGAAGAGGACGTGGTGGATGCCGAGTTCGAGGAAGTCAAGGACGACAAGAAGTAG
- the grpE gene encoding nucleotide exchange factor GrpE, whose protein sequence is MSEHDKDLQAEEITAAAGGTGDQGGEAGAGAEHAARADQAEQAAAELREQVLRAAAELENTRRRAARDVENAHRYGVERFARELLAVVDSLEMGREAARNAGEGGAVAEGMDATLRLLLSVLEKFGVTPVEAEGQPFDPEAHEAIMTQPTAEAAPDTVVTVVQPGYRIHERLLRPARVIVARAPDA, encoded by the coding sequence ATGAGCGAGCACGACAAGGACCTGCAAGCCGAAGAGATTACGGCCGCGGCCGGCGGCACGGGAGACCAGGGCGGCGAGGCGGGTGCAGGCGCCGAACACGCGGCCAGGGCGGACCAGGCAGAGCAGGCCGCGGCAGAACTCCGCGAGCAGGTGCTGCGCGCCGCGGCGGAACTGGAAAACACACGGCGCCGCGCAGCCCGGGACGTGGAGAACGCGCACCGCTACGGCGTCGAGCGCTTCGCGCGCGAGCTGCTGGCGGTGGTCGACAGCCTCGAAATGGGTCGCGAGGCGGCGCGTAATGCGGGCGAGGGCGGCGCCGTGGCCGAAGGCATGGACGCCACGCTGCGCCTGTTGCTGTCGGTGCTGGAGAAGTTCGGCGTCACGCCGGTGGAAGCCGAGGGGCAGCCCTTCGATCCCGAGGCGCACGAGGCCATCATGACCCAGCCCACGGCCGAGGCGGCGCCCGACACGGTGGTCACCGTGGTGCAGCCCGGCTACCGCATCCACGAGCGCCTGCTGCGCCCGGCGCGGGTCATCGTGGCCCGGGCCCCTGACGCTTGA
- a CDS encoding fasciclin domain-containing protein produces MYKLTAMVAAVAVFALGSVSASAYESSSKKPAAADIVDTAVAAGSFNTLVAAVQAAGLVDTLKGDGPFTVFAPTDAAFAALPAGTVESLLKPENRDQLVAVLTYHVVPGKVTAAEVVNLSEAGTVNGANVTISSSYGKVKIDGATVLQADVMASNGVIHVIDQVILPQG; encoded by the coding sequence ATGTACAAGTTGACTGCCATGGTTGCTGCCGTCGCCGTGTTCGCCCTGGGCAGCGTTTCTGCCTCTGCCTACGAGAGTTCCAGCAAGAAGCCGGCCGCGGCTGATATCGTCGATACCGCCGTCGCCGCAGGTTCGTTCAATACGCTGGTGGCTGCCGTGCAGGCAGCCGGACTCGTCGACACCCTCAAGGGTGATGGTCCGTTCACCGTGTTTGCACCGACGGACGCGGCGTTCGCCGCGCTGCCCGCGGGCACCGTTGAATCATTGCTCAAGCCGGAGAATCGCGACCAGCTCGTGGCCGTGCTGACTTACCACGTGGTGCCCGGCAAGGTCACCGCTGCCGAGGTGGTGAACCTCTCCGAGGCGGGCACCGTCAACGGCGCCAACGTGACCATCTCGTCGAGCTACGGCAAGGTCAAGATCGACGGCGCCACTGTACTGCAGGCCGATGTCATGGCCAGCAACGGGGTCATCCACGTCATCGACCAGGTGATCCTGCCCCAGGGCTGA
- the hrcA gene encoding heat-inducible transcriptional repressor HrcA produces the protein MSNRVVEPELSDRARHLLKVLVERYLREGQPVGSRTLSKDSGLDLSPATIRNVMADLEEMGLVVAPHTSAGRVPTPKGIRLFVDALIKVQPMTDAEIRRLQAEMDAIRSGDGDIVGSASNLLSALTRMAGVVTVPRRSHAALRQVEFLPLSDRRILAILVIDEKEVQNRILHMDRDYSADELRVAANYLNEQFAGQTLSSLRDKLLADLADTRETMNSMMQQAISLARQAFETVDEPGQGFVLAGETNLMQFAELSNVERLRGLFEAFARQRDILHLLDKCLAAESLQIFIGEESGYRILESVSVVASPYSVEGEVVGVLGVIGPTRMAYDRIIPIVDITARLLGSALNSRE, from the coding sequence ATGTCCAACCGTGTCGTCGAGCCTGAGCTGTCGGACCGCGCCCGGCACCTGCTGAAGGTGCTGGTCGAGCGCTATTTGCGTGAAGGCCAGCCCGTGGGCTCGCGCACGCTGTCGAAGGACTCGGGGCTCGACCTGTCGCCGGCCACCATCCGCAACGTCATGGCCGACCTGGAAGAAATGGGCCTCGTGGTCGCGCCGCACACGTCCGCCGGCCGGGTGCCGACGCCCAAGGGCATCCGCCTGTTCGTCGACGCGCTGATCAAGGTGCAGCCGATGACGGATGCCGAGATCCGGCGCCTGCAGGCGGAGATGGACGCCATCCGCAGTGGCGACGGCGACATCGTCGGCTCCGCTTCGAACCTGCTCTCGGCGCTGACGCGCATGGCGGGCGTGGTTACGGTGCCGCGGCGCAGCCACGCCGCATTGCGCCAGGTCGAGTTCCTGCCGCTGTCTGATCGTCGCATTCTCGCCATCCTGGTGATCGACGAGAAGGAAGTGCAGAACCGCATCCTGCACATGGACCGGGATTACAGCGCCGACGAGCTGCGCGTGGCGGCGAATTACCTCAACGAGCAATTCGCCGGCCAGACGCTGTCCTCTCTGCGCGACAAGCTGCTCGCCGACCTCGCCGACACCCGCGAGACCATGAACAGCATGATGCAGCAGGCCATCAGCCTGGCGCGCCAGGCCTTCGAGACGGTGGACGAGCCGGGCCAGGGCTTCGTGCTGGCCGGTGAGACCAATCTCATGCAGTTCGCCGAGCTCTCCAACGTCGAGCGGTTGCGCGGACTGTTCGAGGCCTTCGCGCGCCAGCGCGACATCCTGCACCTGCTGGACAAGTGCCTGGCAGCGGAGAGCCTGCAGATCTTCATCGGCGAGGAGTCCGGCTACCGCATCCTCGAATCCGTCAGCGTGGTCGCCAGCCCGTACTCGGTGGAAGGCGAGGTGGTGGGCGTGCTGGGCGTGATCGGGCCCACGCGCATGGCCTACGACCGCATCATTCCCATCGTGGACATCACGGCCCGCCTGCTGGGCTCGGCGCTGAATTCACGCGAGTAG
- a CDS encoding NAD(+) kinase → MSRSFKTIALTGKYRDPRVGDSMLILARHLAAAGVRVVLDPEVRMDFQEAPVETLPETELGAAADLVIAVGGDGTMLYASRLVAGRDVPLLGINRGRLGFLADITPGEMLRRLDEVLAGDYDEEHRLMLEAVIDNGDAPPRRALALNDVVLQKRDTGRMLDFENWIDGVYVNTHGGDGLVIATPTGSTAYALSGGGPIIHPNLDAITLVPICPHTLSDRPIVVRSDARIEVRVLQRPDTRAEVACDGLPLGELGSGQRLSVAAASERVVLIHPRGYDYFRLLRSKLHWGRGSQSRFDGSPDG, encoded by the coding sequence ATGAGCCGCAGCTTCAAGACCATCGCCCTGACCGGCAAGTACCGTGATCCCAGAGTCGGTGACTCGATGCTGATCCTGGCCCGCCACCTGGCTGCGGCCGGCGTGCGCGTGGTGCTGGATCCCGAAGTGCGCATGGATTTCCAGGAGGCACCGGTAGAGACATTGCCCGAGACGGAGCTCGGCGCGGCCGCCGACCTGGTCATCGCCGTGGGCGGCGACGGCACCATGCTGTATGCCTCGCGTCTCGTGGCTGGGCGCGACGTACCCCTGCTCGGCATCAATCGCGGCCGCCTGGGCTTCCTCGCCGACATCACGCCGGGCGAGATGCTGCGCCGCCTGGACGAGGTACTGGCCGGCGACTACGACGAAGAGCACCGCCTCATGCTGGAGGCCGTGATCGACAACGGCGACGCGCCGCCGCGTCGTGCACTGGCGCTGAACGACGTCGTGCTGCAAAAACGCGACACCGGGCGCATGCTCGACTTCGAGAACTGGATCGACGGGGTTTACGTGAATACGCACGGCGGCGACGGGCTGGTGATCGCCACGCCCACGGGCTCCACCGCCTACGCGCTGTCGGGCGGCGGACCCATCATCCACCCGAACCTGGATGCCATCACCCTGGTGCCGATCTGCCCCCACACCCTCTCGGATCGTCCCATCGTGGTGCGATCCGACGCCCGCATCGAGGTGCGCGTGCTGCAACGCCCGGACACGCGCGCGGAAGTGGCCTGCGACGGCTTGCCCCTGGGAGAACTCGGCTCCGGCCAGCGGCTGAGCGTGGCGGCCGCGAGCGAGCGGGTGGTACTGATCCACCCGCGCGGCTACGACTATTTCCGCCTGCTGCGCTCCAAGCTGCACTGGGGGCGCGGCAGCCAGAGCCGTTTCGACGGTAGCCCGGACGGCTGA